Proteins from a genomic interval of Aureimonas sp. AU20:
- a CDS encoding response regulator transcription factor has protein sequence MRILVVEDDANLSRQLGEALRAAGYVVDSAVDGEDGHFLGDTEPYDAVVLDVGLPKMDGISVLERWRRDGRAMPVLLLTARDRWSDKVAGIDAGADDYVAKPFHMEEVLARLRALIRRAAGHASSEIHCGPLRLDTKSSRATVDGTPLKLTSHEYRLLAYLMHHQGEIVSRSELTEHMYDQDFDRDSNTIEVFVGRLRRKIGLDLIETVRGLGYRMHRDG, from the coding sequence ATGCGTATCTTGGTCGTTGAGGACGACGCCAATCTGAGCCGCCAACTCGGCGAGGCGCTGCGCGCGGCGGGCTATGTCGTGGACAGCGCGGTCGATGGCGAGGACGGTCATTTCCTCGGCGATACCGAACCCTACGACGCCGTGGTGCTGGATGTCGGCCTGCCCAAGATGGATGGGATCAGCGTCCTGGAGCGCTGGCGCCGCGACGGGCGCGCCATGCCTGTCCTGTTGTTGACCGCGCGTGACCGTTGGAGCGACAAGGTGGCAGGCATCGACGCGGGGGCGGACGATTATGTCGCCAAGCCCTTCCACATGGAGGAGGTTTTGGCGCGCCTTCGCGCCCTGATCCGCCGCGCGGCCGGCCATGCCTCGTCCGAAATCCACTGCGGGCCGCTGCGGCTCGACACCAAATCCTCCCGCGCGACCGTCGACGGCACGCCGCTGAAGCTGACCTCGCACGAGTACCGGCTGCTCGCCTATCTCATGCATCACCAAGGCGAGATCGTCTCGCGCAGCGAACTGACCGAACACATGTACGATCAGGATTTCGACCGTGATTCCAACACGATCGAAGTCTTCGTCGGCCGCCTGCGCCGCAAGATCGGCCTGGACCTGATCGAGACGGTGCGGGGCCTCGGCTATCGGATGCACCGGGATGGCTGA
- a CDS encoding Do family serine endopeptidase: MTNTITTKTKRRLSAAVLAAGVAGLAFSGGVLTHATPSFAQAVQVSPAGQSAGFADVVEKVSPAVVSVRVKEKIEDVADRGGPQASPFDNLPEGHPLRRFFEFGNPNGPAAPGQRAPNRKPREGMAQGSGFFISDDGFLVTNNHVVEGGTNYTVVLNDGTEYDAKLIGTDKRTDLALLKVDAPNVKFTYVSWADDSKVRVGDWVVAVGNPFGLGGSVTSGIVSARGRDIGAGPYDDFIQIDAAVNRGNSGGPAFNLQGQVIGINTAIFSPSGGSVGIGFAIPASTAQSVIQSLRDSGNVQRGWLGVQIAPVTKDIAEALGLANTHGAIVTLPDTETPATKAGIRTGDVITAVNGETVTSPRELARKVAEFKPGTSIDVTLWRDNAAKQVKVALGNLASLDEASNAGSNSSVPVNPSSLRGYGLTLTPSDDGQGVVVTDVDPDSEAASRGVSAGDTIVAVNGTQVKSQSDVEAAIKSASGSGRKAALFQLRNGDQNRFVALPISGS; this comes from the coding sequence ATGACCAACACGATCACGACCAAGACCAAGCGTCGCCTGTCCGCCGCGGTTCTCGCTGCGGGCGTTGCCGGCCTCGCCTTTTCCGGCGGGGTGTTGACCCATGCCACGCCGTCCTTCGCGCAGGCCGTGCAGGTTAGCCCGGCCGGGCAGAGCGCTGGTTTCGCGGATGTCGTAGAGAAGGTGTCGCCCGCCGTCGTCTCCGTCCGGGTGAAGGAGAAGATCGAGGACGTGGCCGATCGCGGCGGTCCGCAGGCCTCGCCCTTCGACAACCTGCCTGAAGGCCACCCGCTGCGCCGCTTCTTCGAGTTCGGAAATCCGAACGGCCCGGCCGCCCCTGGCCAGCGCGCGCCCAACCGCAAGCCGCGCGAGGGCATGGCCCAGGGCTCCGGCTTCTTCATCTCCGACGACGGCTTTCTCGTCACCAACAACCACGTGGTCGAAGGCGGCACCAACTACACCGTCGTCCTCAACGATGGCACGGAATACGACGCCAAGCTGATCGGCACCGACAAGCGCACCGATCTGGCGCTGCTGAAGGTCGACGCGCCCAACGTCAAGTTCACCTATGTCAGCTGGGCCGACGATTCCAAGGTGCGCGTCGGCGACTGGGTCGTGGCGGTCGGCAATCCGTTCGGCCTCGGCGGCTCGGTGACGTCGGGCATCGTTTCGGCTCGGGGCCGCGACATCGGCGCCGGCCCCTATGACGACTTCATCCAGATCGACGCGGCGGTGAACCGGGGCAATTCCGGCGGTCCGGCCTTCAACCTGCAGGGCCAGGTGATCGGCATCAACACGGCGATCTTCTCGCCGTCGGGCGGCTCTGTCGGCATCGGCTTTGCCATTCCCGCCTCCACCGCGCAGTCGGTGATCCAGTCGCTGCGCGACAGCGGCAATGTCCAGCGCGGCTGGCTCGGCGTCCAGATCGCGCCGGTGACCAAGGACATCGCCGAAGCGCTGGGCCTTGCCAACACGCATGGCGCCATCGTGACCCTGCCTGACACCGAGACGCCCGCCACCAAGGCCGGAATCCGAACGGGCGACGTCATCACCGCCGTCAACGGCGAGACCGTGACGAGCCCGCGCGAGCTGGCCCGCAAGGTGGCCGAGTTCAAGCCGGGCACCTCGATCGACGTGACGCTGTGGCGCGACAATGCGGCCAAGCAGGTGAAGGTCGCGCTGGGCAATCTGGCCTCGCTTGATGAAGCCTCCAACGCGGGCTCCAACAGCAGCGTGCCGGTCAACCCGTCCTCGCTGCGCGGTTATGGTCTGACGCTGACCCCGTCCGACGACGGTCAGGGCGTGGTGGTCACCGATGTCGACCCGGACTCGGAAGCCGCCTCCCGCGGGGTCTCGGCCGGCGACACGATCGTGGCGGTGAACGGCACGCAGGTGAAGTCGCAAAGCGATGTCGAGGCGGCCATCAAGAGTGCCTCCGGCAGCGGGCGCAAGGCGGCGCTGTTCCAGCTGCGTAACGGCGACCAGAACCGCTTCGTCGCCCTGCCGATCTCCGGCAGCTGA
- a CDS encoding cytochrome c-type biogenesis protein: MRWGTRRFCLVVAALCLLAASPVSAVQPDEVLPNAGMEARARALSAELRCMVCQNQSIDDSDAALAKDLRVLVRQRLLAGDSDAQVLDYLVARYGQFVLLRPRLETQTLVLWSMPVVLLLAGGTALVLSRRRARDASAAPLSSSEEAAVAQVLDRLEQETGRN, from the coding sequence ATGCGATGGGGAACCCGGCGGTTTTGCCTCGTCGTGGCGGCGCTGTGCCTACTGGCAGCGTCTCCTGTGTCGGCCGTGCAACCGGACGAAGTGTTGCCGAACGCCGGGATGGAAGCCCGCGCCAGGGCGCTCTCCGCGGAGCTGCGCTGCATGGTCTGCCAGAACCAGTCGATCGACGATTCCGACGCGGCGCTCGCCAAGGATCTACGCGTCCTCGTTCGCCAGCGTCTTCTGGCGGGAGACAGCGATGCGCAGGTGCTGGACTATCTCGTCGCGCGCTACGGCCAGTTCGTGCTTCTGCGCCCTCGGCTGGAGACGCAGACCCTGGTTCTCTGGAGCATGCCGGTCGTGCTGCTGCTAGCGGGCGGCACCGCTCTCGTCCTGTCGCGCCGGCGCGCGCGGGACGCCTCGGCCGCGCCCTTGTCTTCCTCCGAGGAGGCGGCTGTCGCGCAGGTTTTGGATCGTTTGGAGCAGGAAACGGGTCGAAACTGA
- the ccmE gene encoding cytochrome c maturation protein CcmE has protein sequence MTRKQKRLGSIFGILFVVGAAFALVLTALSDSVAFFNSPTDLATRPPSEGQRIRLGGIVESGSVERGGSHLVRFRVTDTVESVDVRYAGLLPDLFREGQGVVAEGVVGPDHVFVADTVLAKHDETYMPKEVVDDMKARGLWKDGAVVASEGASSPKIGAPSPGGAGL, from the coding sequence ATGACCCGCAAGCAAAAGCGCCTCGGTTCGATCTTCGGCATTCTCTTCGTGGTGGGGGCGGCGTTCGCGCTCGTGCTGACGGCCCTGTCGGACAGCGTCGCCTTCTTCAACTCGCCGACCGATCTCGCAACCCGTCCGCCTTCGGAAGGCCAGCGCATCCGCCTCGGCGGCATCGTCGAAAGCGGGTCGGTGGAGCGCGGCGGCAGCCACCTCGTGCGCTTCCGCGTGACCGACACGGTGGAGAGCGTCGATGTACGCTACGCCGGCCTCCTGCCCGACCTGTTCCGCGAAGGGCAGGGCGTCGTCGCGGAAGGGGTGGTCGGGCCCGACCATGTGTTCGTGGCCGACACGGTGCTCGCCAAGCATGACGAGACCTACATGCCCAAGGAAGTGGTGGACGACATGAAGGCGCGCGGCCTCTGGAAGGACGGGGCGGTGGTCGCCAGCGAAGGGGCGTCCAGCCCCAAGATCGGCGCGCCGAGCCCGGGCGGAGCGGGACTTTGA
- a CDS encoding heme lyase CcmF/NrfE family subunit: MIVELGHFALVLALGLALVQSILPVLGSRLGDARLMDTGGVTSLGCFALLAFAFGALTTAYVTSDFSVLNVVENSHSLKPMLYKVSGVWGNHEGSMLLWVLILALFGALVSSFGVDLPASLKANVLSVQAWILVAFLLFILLTSNPFTRVVPAPFEGQDLNPILQDIGLAIHPPLLYLGYVGFSIAFSFAVAALIDGRIDAAWARWVRPWTLIAWVFLTAGIAMGSYWAYYELGWGGWWFWDPVENASFMPWLSGTALLHSALVMEKRAALKVWTVLLAILTFSLSLLGTFLVRSGVLTSVHAFAVDPERGVFILVILCVFIGGSLALFAWRSSELESGGLFAPISREGALVFNNLFLTTASATVLTGTLYPLALEVVTGTKISVGAPFFNATFGPLMVPLLFAVPFGPLLAWKRGDLLAAAQRLYAAIGAAIVAIVLVLALTQGTRILAALGFGLAVWLLAGSLCDLAARAGLPKVGPRLALRRLRGLPRSAFGTALAHFGLGVTLLGIVSVGAFSTETITTMAPGDTVQAGGTLVRFEGMAPREGPNYREEVGRFTLSRGGGETASLESAKRFYPARQMPTTEAGIHTRWFSQVYISLGDAAANGGATVVRIWTKPLVTLIWLGAVVMALGGCVSLADRRLRVGAPSRARRASAARA; encoded by the coding sequence TTGATCGTCGAACTCGGTCATTTCGCGCTGGTGCTGGCGCTGGGCCTGGCGCTGGTGCAATCCATCCTGCCGGTTCTCGGCAGTCGTCTCGGCGACGCTCGGCTGATGGACACGGGCGGCGTTACGTCGCTCGGCTGCTTCGCCCTGCTCGCCTTCGCCTTCGGCGCGCTCACCACCGCCTATGTCACGTCGGACTTCTCGGTTCTGAATGTCGTTGAGAACAGTCATTCGTTGAAACCCATGCTCTACAAGGTGTCTGGCGTCTGGGGGAATCACGAAGGCTCGATGCTGCTCTGGGTGCTGATCCTCGCCCTGTTCGGCGCGCTGGTCTCCTCCTTCGGCGTCGACCTGCCGGCGAGCCTGAAAGCCAATGTGCTTTCGGTTCAGGCCTGGATCCTGGTGGCCTTCCTGCTCTTCATCCTATTGACGTCCAACCCGTTCACGCGCGTCGTGCCAGCGCCCTTCGAGGGGCAAGATCTCAATCCGATCCTTCAGGATATCGGGCTCGCGATCCATCCGCCGCTGCTCTATCTCGGCTATGTCGGCTTCTCCATCGCTTTCTCCTTCGCCGTCGCAGCACTGATCGACGGGCGGATCGACGCGGCCTGGGCGCGCTGGGTGCGGCCCTGGACGTTGATCGCCTGGGTATTCCTGACGGCCGGCATCGCCATGGGGTCCTACTGGGCCTATTACGAACTCGGCTGGGGTGGCTGGTGGTTCTGGGACCCGGTCGAAAATGCCTCCTTCATGCCTTGGCTCTCCGGCACGGCGCTGCTGCACTCCGCTCTCGTCATGGAGAAGCGCGCGGCGCTGAAGGTCTGGACCGTGCTCCTGGCAATCCTTACCTTCTCCCTTTCGCTGCTCGGTACGTTCCTGGTGCGTTCGGGCGTGCTCACCTCCGTCCATGCTTTCGCGGTGGACCCGGAGCGCGGCGTCTTCATCCTCGTCATTCTCTGCGTCTTCATCGGCGGCTCGCTGGCGCTCTTCGCCTGGCGGTCGAGCGAACTGGAAAGCGGCGGGCTTTTCGCGCCGATCTCGCGGGAAGGGGCGCTGGTCTTCAACAACCTGTTCCTGACCACCGCGAGCGCCACCGTTCTGACCGGAACGCTCTACCCGCTGGCGCTGGAAGTCGTCACCGGCACCAAGATCTCGGTCGGTGCACCCTTCTTCAACGCGACCTTCGGGCCTCTCATGGTGCCGCTGCTCTTCGCCGTGCCCTTCGGTCCTTTGCTGGCCTGGAAGCGAGGCGATCTTCTGGCCGCCGCGCAACGCCTCTATGCCGCGATCGGCGCGGCGATCGTGGCGATCGTCCTGGTTCTGGCGCTGACGCAGGGAACGCGCATCCTCGCGGCGCTGGGCTTCGGTCTGGCGGTCTGGCTCCTGGCGGGCAGTCTGTGCGATCTGGCTGCTCGCGCCGGGTTGCCGAAGGTGGGACCGCGCTTGGCCCTCCGTCGGTTGCGCGGCCTGCCGCGCTCGGCCTTCGGCACGGCGCTCGCCCATTTCGGCCTTGGCGTGACACTGCTCGGCATCGTCTCCGTCGGCGCCTTTTCGACCGAGACCATCACCACGATGGCGCCGGGCGATACGGTCCAGGCCGGTGGAACCCTGGTGCGCTTTGAGGGAATGGCGCCGCGCGAGGGGCCGAACTATCGCGAGGAGGTCGGTCGCTTCACCCTGTCGCGCGGCGGCGGCGAGACGGCGAGCCTCGAATCGGCCAAGCGATTCTATCCCGCGCGACAGATGCCGACCACGGAAGCGGGCATCCACACTCGCTGGTTCAGCCAGGTCTATATCTCGCTGGGCGATGCGGCGGCCAATGGCGGCGCGACCGTGGTTCGGATTTGGACAAAGCCGCTGGTGACGTTGATCTGGCTGGGGGCCGTGGTCATGGCGTTGGGCGGCTGCGTGTCGCTGGCCGACCGACGGCTGCGGGTCGGTGCGCCGTCCCGCGCGCGGCGCGCGTCGGCCGCGAGGGCCTGA
- a CDS encoding ATP-binding protein, with the protein MSSLWAIAAFLVVGGLISSLYERTALSGFEAVVRAQLFNLVNAVTVDETGALRGVPDLGDLAYSQPLSGWYWEVLPASANTSGRLSSFSLGRARIADVPEAEAPFDMQYRRDYRVPGLDGETLYVEEAEVVLDSDNHAARFRVMGNASTLDADIVAFNRQLTLYLGLFGLGSTVINALAILYGLRPLSVVQRALASVRTGEKERLEGRFPTEIQPLAAEMNALIDSNRRIVERARTQVGNLAHALKTPVAVLLNEAGAIGGEKGRVLREQGERMQAHVQHYLDRARIAAGGERVIARAPVKPVVERLGRVIAKLNPGFRVDMEMDAALERLVFAGEQQDLEEMLGNLLENAAKYGRSRIVLTVSAEVPRAFLVTVSDDGPGLGEAEIAEATKRGRRFDETVPGSGLGLSIVAETVLQYRGGFRLGRSEFGGLRAELTLPRSADAPIS; encoded by the coding sequence ATGTCCAGCCTCTGGGCGATCGCGGCCTTTCTCGTGGTCGGCGGCCTGATTTCCTCGCTCTACGAGCGGACGGCCCTGTCGGGCTTCGAGGCCGTGGTGCGTGCTCAGCTCTTCAACCTCGTCAATGCCGTGACGGTTGACGAGACCGGCGCTTTGCGCGGCGTGCCGGATCTCGGCGATCTCGCCTATTCGCAGCCCCTGTCCGGCTGGTACTGGGAGGTGCTGCCGGCCAGCGCCAACACGTCCGGCCGCCTTTCGTCCTTCTCGCTCGGGCGCGCGCGCATAGCGGACGTACCGGAGGCCGAGGCGCCGTTCGACATGCAGTATCGGCGCGACTACCGGGTGCCGGGGCTCGACGGCGAGACGCTTTATGTCGAGGAGGCGGAAGTCGTTCTGGACAGTGATAACCATGCCGCACGCTTTCGCGTCATGGGCAATGCCAGCACGCTGGATGCCGACATCGTGGCCTTCAACCGGCAGCTGACGCTTTATCTCGGCCTGTTCGGCTTGGGTTCCACGGTCATCAACGCCTTGGCGATCCTCTATGGTCTGCGCCCGCTTTCCGTCGTGCAGCGCGCGCTTGCCTCGGTGCGTACCGGCGAGAAGGAACGGCTCGAGGGGCGGTTCCCGACCGAGATCCAGCCGCTCGCCGCCGAGATGAACGCGCTGATCGACAGCAATCGGCGCATCGTGGAGCGGGCGCGGACGCAGGTCGGCAATCTCGCCCATGCCCTGAAGACGCCGGTGGCCGTCCTGTTGAACGAAGCCGGAGCGATCGGCGGCGAGAAGGGGCGCGTGCTGCGCGAGCAGGGCGAGCGGATGCAGGCCCATGTCCAGCATTATCTCGACCGCGCCCGCATCGCGGCGGGCGGCGAAAGGGTAATCGCCCGGGCTCCCGTCAAACCCGTCGTGGAGCGTCTGGGCCGGGTCATCGCCAAGCTCAATCCAGGGTTCCGGGTGGATATGGAGATGGACGCGGCCCTGGAGCGTCTCGTGTTTGCCGGCGAGCAGCAGGATCTGGAGGAGATGCTCGGCAATCTCTTGGAGAATGCTGCGAAATACGGCCGAAGCCGGATCGTGCTCACGGTCTCGGCAGAGGTGCCTCGCGCCTTCCTCGTCACCGTGTCGGACGACGGGCCTGGGCTCGGCGAGGCGGAGATCGCCGAGGCGACCAAGCGCGGTCGTCGCTTCGACGAGACCGTGCCTGGAAGCGGCCTCGGCCTTTCGATCGTGGCTGAGACCGTTTTGCAATACCGGGGGGGATTTCGGTTGGGCCGGTCCGAATTCGGGGGATTGCGCGCCGAACTGACCTTGCCACGTTCCGCTGATGCGCCGATCTCCTGA
- the ccmI gene encoding c-type cytochrome biogenesis protein CcmI has protein sequence MFWLVAACMTLIATIAIVRPLLRTSVAPAVPRPRHDAEVYRAQLLELEGDLARGAIGPDEAATARAEIARRLLKAESALAIDQSASRSAQGRLAIIAGLAVALFLPAATFLFYDRAGSPEIGDLPLASREQERAPDDISTMIAAIERRLVEKPDDGTGWSIVAPVYLRMGEADKAVVAFRNAIRLTKPNAEKLVGLGEALVQQAGGQVTEEAKAQFDAALALDRDAPAARFYLALQLSQTERYAEAREAWGALIAASPADAPWLTLARAGLDDASAKLGMNAPAAPSEPLAQAPGPSGADIEAAGQMSETDRRGMVEGMVAQLAGRLEAAPQDKEGWKRLMRSYTVLGQTGEATAAGEKALGVFSPESTEGKDILAFARSLGLDLSGDSATR, from the coding sequence TTGTTCTGGCTTGTCGCCGCCTGCATGACCTTGATCGCGACCATCGCGATCGTTCGCCCGCTGCTTCGCACCAGCGTCGCGCCGGCGGTGCCGCGTCCGCGCCATGATGCGGAGGTCTATCGCGCACAGCTTCTGGAACTGGAAGGCGATCTGGCACGCGGGGCGATCGGCCCGGACGAGGCCGCGACGGCCCGCGCCGAGATCGCCCGCCGTCTCTTGAAGGCCGAGAGCGCGTTGGCGATCGACCAGAGCGCGAGCCGGTCGGCGCAGGGCCGCCTCGCTATCATAGCCGGACTTGCGGTCGCCCTGTTCCTACCAGCCGCGACCTTTCTTTTCTACGACAGGGCCGGTTCGCCGGAGATCGGCGATCTGCCCCTGGCCAGCCGCGAACAGGAACGCGCGCCTGACGATATCTCCACCATGATTGCCGCCATTGAGCGAAGGCTGGTCGAGAAGCCGGACGATGGGACCGGCTGGAGCATCGTCGCGCCGGTCTACCTGCGCATGGGCGAGGCCGACAAGGCGGTGGTGGCTTTCCGAAACGCCATCCGCCTGACCAAGCCGAACGCCGAAAAGCTGGTGGGTCTCGGCGAGGCTTTGGTTCAGCAGGCTGGTGGACAGGTGACCGAGGAGGCGAAGGCGCAGTTCGATGCGGCCTTGGCGCTGGACCGGGACGCGCCGGCCGCGCGCTTCTACCTCGCGCTGCAGCTCTCGCAGACCGAGCGCTATGCCGAGGCGCGCGAGGCCTGGGGAGCGCTGATCGCCGCGTCGCCCGCCGATGCGCCTTGGCTGACATTGGCACGGGCGGGGCTGGACGATGCGAGTGCCAAGCTCGGCATGAATGCCCCGGCAGCGCCGTCCGAGCCCCTAGCGCAGGCGCCCGGCCCGAGCGGGGCCGATATCGAGGCAGCGGGGCAGATGAGCGAGACCGATCGCCGCGGCATGGTCGAGGGCATGGTAGCGCAACTTGCCGGCCGACTGGAGGCCGCGCCGCAGGATAAGGAAGGCTGGAAGCGCCTGATGCGCTCCTACACCGTTCTCGGCCAGACGGGCGAGGCGACGGCGGCCGGCGAGAAGGCGCTCGGCGTCTTCTCACCCGAAAGCACTGAGGGTAAGGATATCCTGGCCTTTGCGCGATCGCTCGGGCTCGACCTCTCGGGAGACAGCGCCACGCGATGA